The DNA window AAATAATCAGTCACAATGTGTAATAAAATGTAGTAAAGGCGCCATTGATATAAATATGTGATTTCTACTCAGTGTAAATTCTAGAACATTGGGGTATACTTATTGCAACAGAAACTGCTACCAATATGAAGACAGGCCGGGCAATAATTCAACAGTCTGAACAAATGACTGAACGGGTGTGTGAACCAAACACTCCAgcccactagatggcgctgtgaTTGTAACGTTTGGATTTAAACTAACATCTTTTCTCCAGACTTTATATATATCTATGGTCTAAGAGTTTGAGTTTCACTTAAATTAAGCGGGCCATGCCGGTGGATAATAAGCGAGTTTGTGGACCAGAGGAATCCCAATCGCCCTGGCTGTTCTTGCAGCAGACCCGGGGGCAACCGACCTGGGTCCCCCAGACAAGAGAGTCGGAAAGACGGGCGGACAGCAGGCGGCGGCGGGGCCAGGTGGATGCGAGGCCGATGTTTGCTCGCTGCGGACTGGTGAGCCAGGCCAAGGGCTCTGCTTATATCGAGGCTGGGAACACGAAGCTGATCTGCTCGGTGTACGGACCGCGCGAGACGGAGAGGAAAGACGAGCTGGATATGAGGGCGGGCAGGCTGGTGTGCACTTTCCGACTCGCTCCCTTCTCTTGCGCGAAACGGTGCCCATGGATCCAGGGCAGCCAGGAGAAAGACCTAACCCTGAGCCTGCAAGAGAGCCTGCAGCCCGGGGTTTGCCTGCACAGGTACCCGCGGTCGCAGATCGAGGTGAACGTGCTGGTTTTGGAGAATGACGGCTCTGCTCTGGCACACGCAATCACCTGCGCCTCCTTAGCTCTGGCTGATGCCGGGATCGAGATGTACGACTTGGTCATCGGATGCTCGTTAAGACAAGACGGTGCTGCGTATTTGCTCGACCCGACCTGCTGCGAGGAAACCGGGGACGAGTCGACTGAGAACCAAGGGAGCTTGACTGTGGCGCTGCTACCCGCTCTAAACCAGATCTCAGGGCTGCTCTCCACCGGGGAGATGAAGGAGGCGACCATGGTGGGAGCCATCAGAGTTTGTGTCGAGGGCTGCCAGCGACTGTACCCTGCAGCCCAGCAGTGCTTGCTGAAATCGGTGCGGCGGAAGGTTCATGCCCGCAGCACTGACGTGGACGTGGGGCGCTGAAAGGCACGACGATGACTGAAAAAATCCACAGCAGCAGTGAAttaatatacttttgtttttgtcattgtcAAAAAAATAATCTTTGTGCATTTGTTATTAAAGGTATATTAAAGGTAACAAAATCTGTACATCGTATATTTCGATCATTCCCATAACATTGTGTAGAGTAGGACTGTCACTGATTGAAATCAGCCACTATGCCTGGAATGCAGCATCATGTTTGACATGAGTAAAGCTACTTTATGGAACTAAATTCTGTTTCTCGTTCAGAACCCCCCTTTCCCCTCCATAATGCAGTGCATAAGAAAAATATTGGAATGAAATAATTCTGAGGGATGGCTCAGCGTTGTATCAGATGTGATCCAGAAATTGGCATTTTGCTTTCTAGCACTAATATAGAC is part of the Polyodon spathula isolate WHYD16114869_AA chromosome 13, ASM1765450v1, whole genome shotgun sequence genome and encodes:
- the LOC121325587 gene encoding exosome complex component MTR3-like, with amino-acid sequence MPVDNKRVCGPEESQSPWLFLQQTRGQPTWVPQTRESERRADSRRRRGQVDARPMFARCGLVSQAKGSAYIEAGNTKLICSVYGPRETERKDELDMRAGRLVCTFRLAPFSCAKRCPWIQGSQEKDLTLSLQESLQPGVCLHRYPRSQIEVNVLVLENDGSALAHAITCASLALADAGIEMYDLVIGCSLRQDGAAYLLDPTCCEETGDESTENQGSLTVALLPALNQISGLLSTGEMKEATMVGAIRVCVEGCQRLYPAAQQCLLKSVRRKVHARSTDVDVGR